Genomic segment of Scomber scombrus chromosome 18, fScoSco1.1, whole genome shotgun sequence:
GGATCCTCTAACACTGACTGATAGAACCCTGTTTAAAGGTTCTCCTGGATCCTCTCATACTGACTGATAGAACAGGGTTGGTTCTGGTCCGGTTCTCCTAAGGTACCCGCTAAACTTGAAATGGCCCCTCAAACACTTCTAGAACTTTAATGACTCCTCCCCTAGAACCTGGCATCGTCCTCAAGGACTATAACTTCAAGGAACCCTGGAACCTCTTCAACACTGGCTGAGAGTCCTAGAACCTCCCCAAGGAACCCTGGAACTCAGTAAAGGAACCTTAGAACCTCCTCAAGCACCTCTAGAATATACAAACTAAAACTCCCCATTGCTTCTCAAAGACCCTTACAACTGCTCTTCTCTGTTTCTATTGGACAGCAGCGGCCTCCATCAGCTTACGTGATTGGACAGCGGGCAGGAAGAGTGAGCGTGTGTAGCGGCAGCGGGAGGCGGGGCCGGAGCGGACCCTCAGAGAATGAGAGCGAGCGGGGGGGGGCGAGCGGCGGCGGCGGCTCCTTCGGGAGGAGACGGTCACTGAAGAGagacaccacagaagaagaagctgagaGGAACACGTTTgacaccaaagaagaagaagaagaagaagaaggtttCGGTACCGTCTACTTcctggggaggaggggggggcggGGCCGGCAGCTCTGAGCCGTCATTGGTCGGCGGAGGGAAGCCGTCATCCGTCGGCGGGGGGAAGCCGTCATCatcagagggaggagggggaggaggggggaggacgTTCTCCTCCACCactgaggagacagaggagaggtgatgtcatcatgatgtCACTCATGTGTCATTAATCAGCTGTATTTAATCAGGTATCCTCACCTGTCTCGAGGAGCGGGGGGGGCAGTGGGTCAGTGGGCGGGGCCTctggtgggggaggaggagggggcgggGTCACAATACCTCCAGATAGGTCAGGTGGAAGGGGCGGGGCCATGGCGTCCATCTGggcaggagggggaggagggggcggggcttcgTCCTGCAGCGGGTTGATGATGTCACACTCAGGTGGAGGCTGCCAGGTGGgggggatggaggggggggcCACAGGGGTCCCAAAACTGGagctgagagaagaagaagaagaaaagtctcTGAGTTCATCCTCCAATAAACAacaatgagtgatgtagtatgtagtattacagtaaagtactgcagtattatagtgatgtagtatgcagtattacagtaaagtactgcagtattatagtgatgtagtatgcagtattatagtaaaagtactgcagtattatagtgatgtagtatgcagtattacagtaaaagtactgcagtattatagtgatgtagtatgcagtattatagtaaaagtactgcagtattatagtgatgtagtatgcagtattacagtaaagtactgcagtattatagtgatgtagtatgcagtattacagtaaaagtactgcagtattatagtgatgtagtatgcagtattacagtaaaagtactgcagtattatagtgatgtagtatgcagtattacagtaaaagtactgcagtattatagtgatgtagtatgcagtactacagtaaaagtactgcagtattatagtgatgtagtatacagtattacagtaaaagtactgcagtattatagtgatgtagtatgcagtattacattaaaagtactgcagtattatagtgatgtagtatgcagtattacattaaaagtactgcagtattatagtgatgtagtatgcagtattacagtaaaagtactgcagtattatagtgatgtagtatgcagtattacagtaaagtactgcagtattatagtgatgtagtatgcagtattacagtaaagtacaagtacctctaactgtactacagtgaagtacaagtacctctaactgtactacagtgaagtacaagtacctctaactgtactacagtaaagtactagtacctctaactgtactacagtaaagtactagtacctctaactgtactacagtaaagtactagtacctctaactgtactacagttaagtactagtacctctaactgtactacagtgaagtacaagtacctctaactgtactacagtaaagtactagtacctctaactgtactacagttaagtactagtacctctaactgtactacagtgaagtacaagtacctctaactgtactacagtaaagtactagtacctctaactgtactacagtaaagtacaagtacctctaactgtactacagtaaagtactagtacctctaactgtactacagtaaagtactagtacctctaactgtactacagtaaagtacaagtacctctaactgtactacagtaaagtactagtacctctaactgtactacagtgaagtacaagtacctcaaactgtactacagtaaagtacaagtacctctaactgtactacagtaaagtacaagtacctctaactgtactacagtaaagtactagtacctctaactgtactacagtaaagtactagtacctctaactgtactacagtaaagtactagtacctctaactgtactacagtaaagtactagtacctctaactgtactacagtaaagtacaagtacctctaactgtactacagtaaagtactagtacctctaactgtactacagtaaagtacaagtacctcaaactgtactacagtaaagtacaagtacctctaactgtactacagtaaagtacaagtacctctaactgtactacagtaaagtactagtacctctaactgtactacagtaaagtactagtacctctaactgtactacagtaaagtacaagtacctctaactgtactacagtaaagtactagtacctctaactgtactacagtaaagtactagtacctctaactgtactacagtaaagtacaagtacctctaactgtactacagtaaagtactagtacctctaactgtactacagtaaagtacaagtacctcaaactgtactacagtgaagtacaagtacctctaactgtactacagtaaagtacaagtacctctaactgtactacagtaaagtacaagtacctcaaactgtactacagtaaagtacaagtacctctaactgtactacagtaaagtacaagtacctctaactgtactacagtaaagtactagtacctctaactgtactacagtaaagtactagtacctctaactgtactacagtaaagtacaagtacctcaaactgtactacagtgaagtacaagtacctctaactgtactacagtaaagtacaagtacctctaactgtactacagtaaagtacaagtacctcaaactgtactgcagtaaagtactagtacctctaactgtactacagtaaagtactagtacctctaactgtactacagtaaagtactagtacctctaactgtactacagtaaagtactagtacctctaactgtactacagtaaagtacaagtacctctaactgtactacagtaaagtactagtacctctaactgtactacagtaaagtactagtacctctaactgtactacagtaaagtacaagtacctctaactgtactacagtaaagtactagtacctctaactgtactacagtaaagtactagtacctctaactgtactacagtaaagtacaagtacctctaactgtactacagtaaagtactagtacctctaactgtactacagtaaagtacaagtacctctaactgtactacagtaaagtactactacctctaactgtactacagtaaagtactagtacctctaactgtactacagtaaagtacaagtacctctaactgtactacagtaaagtactagtacctctaactgtactacagtaaagtacaagtacctctaactgtactacagtaaagtactagtacctctaactgtactacagtaaagtacaagtacctcaaactgtactacagtgaagtacaagtacctctaactgtactacagtaaagtacaagtacctctaactgtactacagtaaagtactagtacctctaactgtactacagtaaagtactagtacctctaactgtactacagtaaagtacaagtacctctaactgtactacagtaaagtactagtacctctaactgtactacagtaaagtactagtacctctaactgtactacagtaaagtacaagtacctctaactgtactacagtaaagtactagtacctctaactgtactacagtaaagtacaagtacctcaaactgtactacagtgaagtacaagtacctctaactgtactacagtaaagtacaagtacctctaactgtactacagtaaagtactagtacctctaactgtactacagtaaagtacaagtacctctaactgtactacagtaaagtacaagtacctctaactgtactacagtaaagtactagtacctctaactgtactacagtaaagtactagtacctctaactgtactacagtaaagtactagtacctctaactgtactacagtaaagtactagtacctctaactgtactacagtaaagtactagtacctctaactgtactacagtaaagtactagtacctctaactgtactacagtaaagtactagtacctctaactgtactacagtaaagtactagtacctctaactgtactacagtaaagtactagtacctctaactgtactacagtaaagtattttCGATTtttgtaaaacataaaacaacattcaggGTTTTTACCGGCCAACAGGAGGCGCCACTGGGCACTGGACCGGCTCTGGAGGTTTATTggacctgaaacacacacacacacacacacacacacacacacacacacacacacacacacacacacacacacacacacacacacacacacacacacacacacacacacacacagtgagactTCCTGTTGATCAGCATGTAAAAGAGGAAACTGTCAGAATAGAATCAAACTGAACCTGATGGAGGCTCCATGTTTACGGATCGTTCCTGTTCTGTCCGACTGTTTCCCAGAGAcctgtgtggggggggggggggcacaggggcaatgggggggggggcacagggACAATGGGGGGGAGACATGAATGTGTGAGCATCAATGGAGCCTCTCAGAGTCTGGCAGCTCTAATTAGTCTCTAAACATTTTCCCACGCTCAACaaagagctctgtgtgtgtgtgtgtgtgtgtgtgtgtgtgtgtgtgtgtgtgtgtgttttgtctgtttcaGTCTTTGTGTGAAACTACGTGTGAACAGTTTAAACACTTCACTCCATCCAGTGGAAACTGTCTCTATGTTCAGTTCCTGTATTGTAATTGTCTTCAGAATAATAATATTTCTGTTCATTAATggacccccccctccccccctcccgccccccccctgccccccccccccccccccctcccgcgCCCCCCTTTACAGAAccgtattattattattgtgagaACATGTGGAACGGAGCAGTGAGCAGCTGACTGCTTATAAACAGCAACAGTTTGAATGTGGAGAGTTTACTGCAGCGTTACTTCTGCTTCTGTGGTATCTGTGGCTGCTACTTCCTGTCAGCATCACATCTATAGCTACTTCCTGTCAGCATCACATCTAAAGCTACTTCCTGTCAGCATCACATCTACAGCAGACACTTCAGTCACAACCACACTTCACttctgtttttactctgttGGCGTCTTCCGGTGAAAATGCTGAGAAGCTGTTCGTTGTGAGGCTCTGCTCTTTATTCACCTCAACACGTAAGAGTCAGAGAGGTTAAGgtccatgaggtttagtttaactttaaagggttcaaatgtgaaaataaacgtatgaataacttcacacattccttttttgtggacccagcatcaaatttctgcttttaatccatttagagagaatatattagaggattatggcaaaaatgtctaagtggtgtaaccataaaaacctTCCCAACATCCAGCTAAGTGAAGACCAGTCTGCAGGATGTAAACATGCCAGTATCAGGTCTATAAAGAGAAGAACTCAAGGTGCAAAGCTTCATAAAGATCAGACTAGACTCAGATCAGGACCAGAGTCTCTGGACCGATGTAACTGTGATCAACCGGAACCAGAACGGCTCCTGATCCAAAGCATCAAACATCATGTGTAACCATGGTGACGGCAGTGTGATGGTTGATGCTTCTAATAGATCTCTAGTGTTCATGATGATGAGACAGAGTCAAAGCTTCACAGATGCACAACGACCCAGAACACAGTGTGAAGGCAACGCAGTGGACGAgtcaatcagctgatctcaaCATTTCACTGCAGGTTAAAGTTACaccagagacacaaacacagtgactgGTTCATGCTTCATCAGGCAGGATCCTCTACAAggtttaaactttttatttatgattatttgttatcggactgtgtataaaaatgtttgcagttctattttaaacattttaaaccatatttttgTCCAACGCCTCgaattaaagctgaaagtctGAACTTCTATCACATcttgattgtttcattttaaatccacTGTGATGATCTACAGACCCAACAATATGAAACCTGTGTCCctgtccaaatatttatggacCTGAGTGTATATGTGCTCACTGCCTTCATCCACCgttcactctctcactctcacagtTCTTACGGTTCTTACAGACACTGAACCGGTACCTTGATGCCGTGACCCAGGCTGTCCAGCTGCTGGAAGTTGATTGGCCGGCGGCTGTATGGTGGGCGGGTCGGTGGCTGAGGGGGGGGGAGGATCTTATGGCTGCGTGGGACTCGTCTCGCCGCCGTGAAAACGCCGATCTCTCTCCGAGAAACCTTCTCCTTGTGCATCTCGACCGTCTGAGGGGGGTCAGAGAGtgtttacacatttatatatttaaacatttcaacatgTCCCATCTCCACAGGATCAAACTCATCCAGTTAaaggtaaactgaatatttgggGATTTTAAAGTCACCTCTGAGAACCTGGAACATAGTGTTGATTAAACATGAATCAGACTGTAGACTGAGACCTTTAGACCTCAGACCTACAATAATagttcagtgtttcccacaaaGAGACCAAGGTGCTTCTCAGTCCGACCCGTTGTTTAAGTTAAACGCTTCGTTCTGGTTAAACCAAACATCTGATTCATTGTGTTTCCATagtaactaaactaactgtctgcTGATCAATAACAGACTTCTAGATGTGTTAGTAGTGGatcagatggaaataaagaagatctcaTTCAGACTTTTAAGAGTGAAGCACCTAAAGCAGCACCCGTTAACCGGTGAacctgttaaccggtgaccatgttaacgggtgaccctgttaaccggtgaaCCTGTTAACgggtgaccctgttaaccggtgaccctgttaaccggtgaaCCTGTTAACGGGTGACCCTGATAACCGGTGAACGTGTTAACCTGTGACCCTGTTAACGGGTGACCCTGTTAACGGATGACCATGTTAACCGGTGAacctgttaaccggtgaccctgttaacggatgaccatgttaaccggtgaccctgttaaccggtgaaCCTGTTAACGGGTGACCCTGATAACCGGTGAACGTGTTAACCTGTGACCCTGTTAACGGGTGACCCTGTTAACGGATGACCATGTTAACCGGTGAacctgttaaccggtgaccctgttaacgGATGACCATGTTAACCGGTGAACCTGTTTACCGGTGAACCTGTTAACgggtgaccctgttaaccggtgaaCCTGTTAACCTGTGACCCTGTTAACGGGTGACCCTGTTAACgggtgaccctgttaaccggtgaccccGTTAACCGTGAACCCgttaaccggtgaccatgttaaccggtgactCTGTTAACCGGTGAAACTATTAaccggtgaccatgttaaccggtgaccatgttaaccggtgaccatgttaaccggtgaccctgttaaccggtgaaCCTGTTAACgggtgaccctgttaaccggtgaaCGTGTTAACCTGTGACCCTGTTAACgggtgaccctgttaaccggtgaccctgttaaccgtGAACCCgttaaccggtgaccatgttaaccggtgaccatgttaaccggtgactCTGTTAACCGGTGAAACTATTAaccggtgaccatgttaaccggtgaccctgttaaagggtgaccatgttaaccggtGAACCTGTTAACCGTGAACCCgttaaccggtgaccatgttaaccgtGAACCCgttaaccggtgaccatgttaaccggtgactCTGTTAACCGGTGAAACTATTAaccggtgaccatgttaaccaGTGACTCTGTTAACTGGTGAAACTGTTAACCGGTGACTCTGTTAACCGGTGAAATTATTAaccggtgaccctgttaacgggtgaccatgttaaccggtGAACCTGTTAACGGGTGACCCTTTAGACACTCAGACCTACAATAATagttcagtgtttcccacaaaGAGACCAAGGTGCTTCTCAGTCCGACCCGTTGTTTAAGTTAAACGCTTCGTTCTGGTTAAACCAAACATCTGATTCATTGTGTTTCCATagtaactaaactaactgtctgcTGATCAATAACAGACTTCTAGATGTGTTAGTAGTGGatcagatggaaataaagaagatctcaTTCAGACTTTTAAGAGTGAAGCACCTAAAGCAGCACCCGTTAACCGGTGAacctgttaaccggtgaccctgttaaccggtgaaCCTGTTAACgggtgaccctgttaaccggtgaaCGTGTTAACCTGTGACCCTGTTAACgggtgaccctgttaaccggtgaccctgttaaccgtGAACCCgttaaccggtgaccatgttaaccggtgaccatgttaaccggtgactCTGTTAACCGGTGAAACTATTAaccggtgaccatgttaaccggtgactCTGTTAACCGGTGAAACTATTAaccggtgaccatgttaaccggtgaccatgttaaccggtgaccatgttaaccggtgaccctgttaaccggtgaaCCTGTTAACCGGTGAACCTGTTAACgggtgaccctgttaaccggtgaaCGTGTAAACCTGTGACCCTGTTAACgggtgaccctgttaaccggtgaccctgttaaccgtGAACCCgttaaccggtgaccatgttaaccggtgaccatgttaaccggtgactCTGTTAACCGGTGAAACTATTAaccggtgaccatgttaaccggtgaccctgttaacgggtgaccatgttaaccggtGAACCTGTTAACCGTGAACCCgttaaccggtgaccatgttaaccgtGAACCCgttaaccggtgaccatgttaaccggtgactCTGTTAACCGGTGAAACTATTAaccggtgaccatgttaaccaGTGACTCTGTTAACTGGTGAAACTGTTAACCGGTGACTCTGTTAACCGGTGAAATTATTAaccggtgaccctgttaaccggtgaccctgttaacgggtgaccatgttaaccggtGAACCTGTTAACGGGTGACCCTTTAGACACTCAGACCTACAATAATagttcagtgtttcccacaaaGAGACCAAGGTGCTTCTCAGTCCGACCCGTTGTTTAAGTCAAACGCTTCGTTCTGGTTAAACCAAACATCTGATTCATTGTGTTTCCATagtaactaaactaactgtctgcTGATCAATAACAGACTTCTAGATGTGTTAGTAGTGGatcagatggaaataaagaagatctcaTTCAGACTTTTAAGAGTGAAGCACCTAAAGCAGCACCCGTTAACCGGTGAacctgttaaccggtgaccatgttaacgggtgaccctgttaaccggtgaaCCTGTTAACGGGTGACCCTGATAaccggtgaccctgttaaccggtgaccctgttaacggatgaccatgttaaccggtgaacctgttaaccggtgaccctgttaacggatgaccatgttaaccggtgaccctgttaaccggtgaccctgttaaccggtgaaCCTGTTAACGGGTGACCCTGTTAACGGATGACCATGTTAACCGGTGAacctgttaaccggtgaccctgttaacggatgaccatgttaaccggtgaccctgttaaccggtgaccctgttaaccggtgaaCCTGTTAACGGGTGACCCTGATAACCGGTGAACGTGTTAACCTGTGACCCTGTTAACGGGTGACCCTGTTAACGGATGACCATGTTAACCGGTGAacctgttaaccggtgaccctgttaacgGATGACCATGTTAACCGGTGAACCTGTTAACCGGTGAACCTGTTAAAgggtgaccctgttaaccggtgaaCGTGTTAACCTGTGACCCTGTTAACgggtgaccctgttaaccggtgaccctgttaaccgtGAACCCgttaaccggtgaccatgttaaccggtgaccatgttaaccggtgactCTGTTAACCGGTGAAACTATTAaccggtgaccatgttaaccggtgaccctgttaacgGATGACCATGTTAACCGGTGAACGTGTTAACCTGTGACCCTGTTAACgggtgaccctgttaaccggtgaccctgttaaccgtGAACCCgttaaccggtgaccatgttaaccggtgaccatgttaaccggtgactCTGTTAACCGGTGAAACTATTAaccggtgaccatgttaaccggtgaccatgttaaccggtgaccatgttaaccggtgaccctgttaaccggtgaaCCTGTTAACgggtgaccctgttaaccggtgaaCGTGTTAACCTGTGACCCTGTTAACgggtgaccctgttaaccggtgaccctgttaaccgtGAACCCgttaaccggtgaccatgttaaccggtgaccatgttaaccggtgactCTGTTAACCGGTGAAACTATTAaccggtgaccatgttaaccggtgaccatgttaaccggtgaccctgttaacgggtgaccatgttaaccggtGAACCTGTTAACCGTGAACCCgttaaccggtgaccatgttaaccgtGAACTCgttaaccggtgaccatgttaaccggtgactCTGTTAACCGGTGAAACTATTAaccggtgaccatgttaaccaGTGACTCTGTTAACTGGTGAAACTGTTAACCGGTGACTCTGTTAACCGGTGAAATTATTAaccggtgaccctgttaaccggtgaccctgttaacgggtgaccatgttaaccggtGAACCTGTTAACgggtgaccctgttaaccggtgaaCCTGTTAACCGGTGAACCTGTTAACgggtgaccctgttaaccggtgaaCGTGTTAACCTGTGACCCTGTTAACgggtgaccctgttaaccggtgaccctgttaaccgtGAACCCgttaaccggtgaccatgttaaccggtgaccatgttaaccggtgactCTGTTAACCGGTGAAACTATTAaccggtgaccatgttaaccggtgaccctgttaacgGATGACCATGTTAACCGGTGAACCTGTTAACCGGTGAACCTGTTAACgggtgaccctgttaaccggtgaaCGTGTTAACCTGTGACCCTGTTAACgggtgaccctgttaaccggtgaccctgttaactGTGAACCCgttaaccggtgaccatgttaaccggtgaccatgttaaccggtgactCTGTTAACCGGTGAAACTATTAaccggtgaccatgttaaccggtgaccctgttaacgGATGACCATGTTAACCGGTGAACCTGTTAACCGGTGAACCTGTTAACgggtgaccctgttaaccggtgaaCGTGTTAACCTGTGACCCTGTTAACgggtgaccctgttaaccggtgaccctgttaaccgtGAACCCgttaaccggtgaccatgttaaccggtgaccatgttaaccggtgactCTGTTAACCGGTGAAACTATTAaccggtgaccatgttaaccggtgaccatgttaaccggtgaccatgttaaccggtgaccctgttaaccggtgaaCCTGTTAACgggtgaccctgttaaccggtgaaCGTGTTAACCTGTGACCCTGTTAACgggtgaccctgttaaccggtgaccctgttaaccgtGAACCCgttaaccggtgaccatgttaaccggtgaccat
This window contains:
- the LOC133999886 gene encoding LOW QUALITY PROTEIN: ABI gene family member 3-like (The sequence of the model RefSeq protein was modified relative to this genomic sequence to represent the inferred CDS: deleted 1 base in 1 codon), with translation MKDQNFSDDVLKILQEAPNAQKALRENYDNLLKVSEYCYNNYIQSGDGSMKALEETKNFTTQSLASVAYQISTLASSVLSLLDAQTNQLRHMESSINLIGQTVEMHKEKVSRREIGVFTAARRVPRSHKILPPPQPPTRPPYSRRPINFQQLDSLGHGIKVSGKQSDRTGTIRKHGASIRSNKPPEPVQCPVAPPVGRSSFGTPVAPPSIPPTWQPPPECDIINPLQDEAPPPPPPPAQMDAMAPPLPPDLSGGIVTPPPPPPPPEAPPTDPLPPPLLETVVEENVLPPPPPPPSDDDGFPPPTDDGFPPPTNDGSELPAPPPPPPQEVDVTVSSRRSRRRRSPPPARSHSLRVRSGPASRCRYTRSLFLPAVQSLMIPPPPSFPPPKAPPLPPPSSSSPSSPSSFLLLPSSSSSPRLCLPARLEHLDLEIMVPPPPLLLDDEGGFDDIMPPLPPPVDYDLNAPPHYLEKVVALYDYAASKPDDLSLTEGDIIYLTHRHDDGWCEGVLHGNKGFFPSNYVQSCG